A genomic region of Solanum dulcamara chromosome 2, daSolDulc1.2, whole genome shotgun sequence contains the following coding sequences:
- the LOC129875883 gene encoding transcription factor bHLH35-like encodes MENNNYWEKTILLHEDSSPDASKNIVSERNRRKKLKDKLFALRALVPKITKMDRASIVKDAIEYIEELQKQDRRIRGEILELESKSSNKNSTHIDLQHESFDFAKPTTLGYHSSPVDVLELRVSSMRNKTVVVNLTCIKRRDTILKLCDIFQSLNVKIITANILTASSGPLISTAFIQADEEEIDLLKLRIETAIASLNNRDSPMSS; translated from the exons atggagaatAATAATTATTGGGAAAAAACCATATTATTACATGAGGATAG CTCGCCGGATGCATCGAAGAACATTGTGTCAGAAAGGAATAGGAGGAAGAAACTCAAAGACAAGTTATTTGCACTTAGAGCTCTTGTCCCAAAAATAACCAAG atGGATAGAGCCTCAATAGTGAAAGATGCAATTGAGTATATTGAAGAATTGCAGAAGCAAGATAGGAGAATTCGAGGAGAGATATTAGAGCTTGAATCTAAAAGCTCAAATAAGAATAGTACCCATATTGATCTCCAACATGAAAGCTTTGATTTTGCAAAGCCCACAACACTTGGATATCATTCTTCCCCAGTTGATGTTCTTgag TTGAGGGTATCTTCAATGAGAAATAAGACTGTGGTGGTGAACCTCACTTGCATCAAAAGAAGAGACACAATCCTAAAGCTTTGTGACATCTTTCAATCTTTGAATGTCAAAATAATTACTGCAAATATCCTCACTGCTTCCTCTGGGCCGCTTATCAGCACAGCTTTCATTCAG GCTGATGAGGAAGAGATTGATCTTTTGAAGTTGAGGATTGAAACTGCTATAGCTTCTCTAAATAATCGAGATAGCCCTATGAGCTCTTAG